One stretch of Flavobacterium sp. 9 DNA includes these proteins:
- a CDS encoding SusD/RagB family nutrient-binding outer membrane lipoprotein, translating into MKNKFIKIFCIAIVGAMTLTSCDKGFEEMNTNPNALTDPAIKSMFTLAEIYVDGQDYSNTRGNNAYAAQIVQQFSSLGGPGSKYTYSSEYSGSLFGESYGKGLNQIFQLLSVVPNSPENSNMIQACRIMKVFMFQKLTDTYGEIPYFEAGKGYNGNVFAPKYDTQEAIYNDLLKELDEAGTALDANKAFVGSADLYYQSDVAKWKKLANSLMLRVAMRLSKVNPAKAQQYVEKAAAKGVFTSNDDSLVLKHDAGPQGVKTNPITSSWVRNDLNGGDANTKYSKTFIDMLKNNNDPRLRIYAKLEASGDNNPANQQGLANDAKEFPGGNKKLFSDPNTSTVLRLDAPTLIMSYAEVQFILAEAAVKGWNVGGTAQKYYEDGVRAAMEVLVIFGDKVPAVSLAEYNTYIAAHPFKATGTEAQKIEQIITQKWIVLLFNGFEAFSEYRRTGYPVLVPVNDPTGETKGTVPRRLIYDQSELITNEANYKAAIARQGLDLMTTRIWWDKQ; encoded by the coding sequence ATGAAAAATAAATTTATAAAAATATTCTGTATCGCAATTGTTGGTGCAATGACATTAACATCATGCGATAAAGGATTCGAGGAAATGAATACGAATCCAAATGCATTGACAGATCCAGCGATAAAATCTATGTTTACACTTGCTGAGATTTATGTAGACGGACAAGATTATTCTAACACAAGAGGAAACAATGCATATGCGGCTCAAATCGTTCAGCAATTTTCTTCTTTAGGCGGACCAGGTTCAAAATATACTTATTCTTCTGAATATTCAGGATCTCTTTTTGGAGAATCATACGGTAAAGGATTGAATCAAATTTTTCAATTATTATCTGTAGTACCAAACTCTCCTGAAAATAGTAATATGATTCAGGCTTGCAGAATCATGAAAGTATTCATGTTTCAAAAATTGACAGATACTTACGGTGAAATTCCTTACTTCGAAGCAGGAAAGGGATATAATGGAAATGTTTTTGCCCCAAAATATGACACACAGGAAGCTATCTACAATGACCTTTTAAAAGAATTAGATGAAGCTGGTACTGCATTGGATGCTAATAAAGCATTTGTAGGTAGCGCCGATTTGTATTACCAAAGTGATGTTGCCAAATGGAAAAAACTGGCAAACTCATTAATGTTGAGAGTTGCAATGCGTTTGTCTAAAGTGAACCCTGCAAAAGCACAACAATATGTTGAGAAAGCTGCAGCTAAAGGTGTTTTTACTTCAAATGATGACAGCCTTGTTTTAAAACATGATGCAGGACCACAAGGAGTTAAAACAAATCCTATTACTTCATCTTGGGTTAGAAATGACCTTAACGGAGGAGATGCTAATACAAAATACAGCAAAACGTTTATCGATATGTTGAAAAACAATAACGATCCACGTTTAAGAATTTACGCTAAATTGGAAGCTTCAGGAGACAACAATCCTGCAAACCAACAAGGACTTGCAAATGATGCAAAAGAATTTCCGGGAGGAAACAAAAAATTATTCTCAGATCCTAACACTTCTACCGTATTACGTTTAGATGCACCAACTTTGATTATGTCTTATGCTGAGGTACAATTTATATTGGCAGAAGCAGCAGTAAAAGGCTGGAACGTTGGAGGAACAGCACAAAAATATTACGAAGACGGAGTAAGAGCTGCGATGGAAGTTCTGGTTATTTTTGGAGATAAAGTACCAGCAGTTTCGCTTGCAGAATACAACACTTATATTGCTGCTCATCCTTTTAAAGCTACTGGAACAGAAGCTCAAAAAATTGAACAAATTATAACTCAAAAATGGATTGTATTGTTATTCAATGGTTTTGAAGCATTTTCAGAATACAGAAGAACAGGATATCCGGTTTTAGTTCCGGTTAATGATCCTACAGGAGAAACAAAAGGAACTGTACCAAGAAGATTAATTTATGATCAGTCAGAATTGATAACAAATGAGGCTAATTATAAAGCTGCAATAGCTCGCCAAGGGTTGGATTTAATGACAACCAGAATCTGGTGGGATAAACAATAG
- a CDS encoding glycoside hydrolase family 2 protein, whose product MECKKSFYWFVGICLASFSLAANAQNIDIKTGWQYRETKTEKWNPATVPGEIHTDLLNNKAIPDPFYRDNEKKLEWIEKKDWEYKTTFKVTPETLKKKNTELVFDGLDTYATVYLNNQLVLKADNMFLQWRVDVKKILKSGNNDLVIVFKSAQNVVDSLAKKDLPFVIPDNPRAYVRKAQYHFGWDWGPKFTTCGIWKTPRLEAYDNKNPEKPYVLDRKIELVQEPDNVGKTFYFKIDGKPVYMKGANYIPSDAFLSRVTKKEYEKVIGMAKDANMNMLRVWGGGIYEDDYFYDLCDKNGIYVWQDFMFAGTMIPGDDAFFANVKKEVQYQVKRLRHHKSIVLWCGNNEIDEAFKDWGWQKSMKMPKQDSIRLWKDYVRLFQDSIPKWVKEVDNKRPYISSSPSFHWSKAKSLTEGDSHYWGTWWGLEDVEAVQNKTGRFVSEYGMQAMPNYSSIERFTQAEDRYLYSDILQAHQKAGKGFMKLDSYLSRYFIDSAKISKMNVEDYTYLTQCLQYYSLKNIIGIHRSKAPYNMGTLVWQLNDCWPVASWSVTDYYDRQPKAAWYAMKEAYRDDKTPEIDLTRPISLKLDDPKITWKLKGNKLTLKALKDAKYVNVSIKGYTGKWSDNYFSLKAGEEKTITFEGKIAKPEVRVYSLYDVLKRY is encoded by the coding sequence ATGGAATGTAAAAAAAGCTTTTATTGGTTTGTCGGAATTTGTCTTGCCAGTTTTTCATTGGCAGCAAATGCTCAAAACATAGATATAAAAACGGGTTGGCAATATCGGGAAACAAAAACTGAAAAATGGAATCCTGCAACAGTTCCGGGAGAAATCCATACTGATTTATTGAATAATAAAGCAATTCCGGATCCATTTTACAGAGACAATGAGAAAAAATTAGAATGGATCGAAAAGAAAGATTGGGAATATAAAACCACTTTTAAAGTAACTCCCGAAACTTTAAAAAAGAAAAATACAGAACTCGTTTTTGACGGATTAGATACTTATGCGACCGTTTACCTGAACAACCAATTGGTTTTGAAAGCTGATAATATGTTCCTGCAATGGCGTGTAGATGTAAAAAAGATATTGAAATCAGGAAATAACGATTTGGTAATTGTATTTAAATCGGCACAAAATGTAGTTGATTCACTTGCAAAAAAAGATTTACCATTTGTAATTCCGGATAATCCACGTGCTTATGTTCGTAAAGCGCAATATCATTTTGGATGGGATTGGGGACCAAAATTCACCACTTGCGGAATTTGGAAAACGCCAAGATTAGAAGCCTACGACAATAAAAATCCAGAGAAACCATATGTATTAGATCGCAAAATCGAATTGGTACAAGAACCTGATAATGTTGGTAAAACATTCTATTTTAAAATAGATGGAAAGCCAGTTTATATGAAAGGCGCCAATTATATTCCGTCAGATGCTTTTCTATCCAGAGTAACCAAAAAAGAATACGAAAAAGTTATTGGTATGGCCAAAGATGCCAATATGAATATGCTTCGTGTTTGGGGCGGCGGAATTTATGAAGATGATTATTTTTACGATTTATGTGATAAAAACGGAATCTATGTTTGGCAGGATTTTATGTTTGCCGGAACAATGATACCGGGAGATGATGCTTTTTTTGCCAATGTAAAAAAAGAAGTTCAGTATCAGGTTAAGCGTTTACGTCATCATAAAAGTATCGTTTTATGGTGCGGAAATAATGAAATCGACGAAGCCTTTAAAGATTGGGGATGGCAAAAAAGCATGAAAATGCCAAAACAAGATTCGATTCGTTTATGGAAAGATTACGTTCGTTTGTTTCAGGACAGTATTCCAAAATGGGTAAAAGAAGTCGATAATAAACGTCCATATATTAGTTCTTCGCCATCATTTCATTGGTCAAAAGCAAAAAGTTTAACTGAAGGTGATAGCCATTATTGGGGAACCTGGTGGGGATTAGAAGATGTTGAAGCGGTACAAAATAAAACAGGACGTTTTGTGAGCGAATACGGAATGCAGGCAATGCCAAATTATTCTTCTATCGAAAGATTTACGCAGGCTGAAGACCGATATTTATATTCGGATATTTTGCAGGCGCATCAAAAAGCCGGAAAAGGATTTATGAAATTAGATTCGTATTTGAGTCGTTATTTTATTGATTCTGCTAAAATAAGTAAAATGAATGTTGAGGATTATACGTATCTGACACAATGTTTACAGTATTATTCTCTTAAAAATATTATCGGAATCCACCGTTCAAAAGCGCCTTATAATATGGGAACTTTGGTTTGGCAGCTTAACGATTGCTGGCCAGTAGCAAGTTGGAGTGTAACTGATTATTATGACAGACAACCAAAAGCGGCTTGGTATGCAATGAAAGAAGCGTATCGAGATGATAAAACTCCGGAAATTGATTTAACTCGTCCGATAAGTTTAAAACTAGATGATCCAAAAATTACCTGGAAACTAAAAGGAAACAAGCTGACGCTGAAAGCCTTAAAAGATGCAAAATACGTCAATGTTTCGATAAAAGGATACACCGGAAAATGGAGCGATAATTATTTCAGCCTAAAAGCAGGAGAAGAAAAAACAATCACATTTGAAGGAAAAATAGCAAAGCCAGAAGTTAGAGTTTATTCTCTATATGATGTTCTTAAAAGGTACTAA
- a CDS encoding GH92 family glycosyl hydrolase: MITKYKQIVFAIIMLVNLSAISQEKKAKQASLDYTQYVNPFIGSAGHGHVFVGANVPFGAVQLGPVNVFEGWDWCSGYNYASNTILGFTHTHLSGTGIGDLNDILLLPVSGKVPLTKGTKEDMATGYGSYFSHKNEVSKAGYYSVLLDKYKIKAELTASERVGFHKYTFNSTTDNHVLLDLADGIGWDKPVKTFIKKINETTLAGYRYSAGWAADQRIFFTIEFSEPISNITLYDNTTAVSGNEGEGLKMKAVLDFKTLKNKQVLVKVGISPVSYENASANIKAEIPGWDFNAVAKEATSKWNKELNKIQIKGDDKTMKVFYTALYHTMFAPSIFNDVNGDYRGTDKKVYEKANFTNYTTFSLWDTYRGLHPLYTITQPDKINDIVKSFLAIYEQQGRLPVWHLMGNETNTMNGNHSIAVIVDAYMKGYRDYDTALAYEAIKKTAMQTRDGMDYVQKLEYIPADKMLESVGNALEYAIDDYCVAQMAKSLGKTDDYNYFTKRANLYKLYFDKETTFMRGKLTDGNWRTPFNPLSSAHRKDDYVEGNAWQYTWLVPQDPYGLIELFGNDDKFLAKLDSLFLITDKVEGEEISPDISGLIGQYAQGNEPNHHIPYLYAYAGQPWKTAKLIREIDDKFYSTKPDGLCGNEDLGQMSAWYVFSSMGFYSVNPANGIYVLGSPLVNTATIHHKEGISFTLNAIDNSKTNIYIQKAEYNGKPYTKSYITHDMIVKGGELKLFMGSKPSTTFGVKKEDRPI; encoded by the coding sequence ATGATTACAAAATACAAACAAATTGTTTTCGCTATAATTATGTTAGTCAATTTATCTGCAATTTCGCAGGAAAAGAAAGCAAAACAAGCTAGTTTAGATTACACCCAATATGTAAATCCGTTTATAGGATCTGCAGGTCACGGACACGTATTTGTGGGCGCCAATGTTCCTTTTGGAGCCGTACAATTAGGTCCCGTAAATGTGTTTGAAGGTTGGGATTGGTGCAGCGGATACAACTATGCAAGTAACACAATTCTAGGATTCACGCACACGCATTTAAGCGGAACCGGAATTGGAGATTTAAACGATATTTTGCTACTTCCTGTTTCAGGAAAAGTGCCACTTACCAAAGGAACAAAAGAAGATATGGCAACTGGTTACGGTTCTTATTTCTCTCATAAAAACGAAGTAAGCAAAGCCGGATATTACAGCGTTTTATTAGATAAATACAAAATCAAAGCCGAGTTAACCGCCAGCGAAAGAGTCGGTTTTCATAAATATACTTTTAATTCTACTACAGATAATCACGTTTTACTTGATCTTGCAGACGGAATAGGTTGGGATAAACCAGTAAAAACGTTTATCAAAAAAATCAATGAAACTACTCTTGCAGGATACAGATATTCTGCGGGTTGGGCGGCTGATCAACGTATTTTCTTTACGATCGAATTTTCAGAACCAATTTCAAATATTACACTTTACGACAATACAACGGCTGTTTCCGGAAACGAAGGAGAAGGTTTAAAAATGAAAGCCGTTTTGGATTTCAAGACTTTAAAAAACAAACAAGTTTTAGTAAAAGTAGGGATTTCTCCGGTAAGTTATGAGAACGCTTCTGCGAATATTAAAGCGGAGATTCCGGGTTGGGATTTTAATGCTGTAGCAAAAGAAGCGACTTCAAAATGGAACAAAGAATTAAATAAAATTCAGATCAAAGGAGATGATAAAACCATGAAAGTTTTTTACACTGCTTTGTATCACACCATGTTTGCGCCGTCTATTTTCAACGATGTAAACGGAGATTATAGAGGAACAGACAAGAAAGTTTACGAAAAAGCAAATTTCACAAACTACACGACTTTCTCACTTTGGGATACATATCGTGGTTTACATCCTTTATACACGATTACACAACCGGATAAAATCAACGATATCGTTAAGTCATTTTTGGCAATCTACGAACAGCAAGGCAGATTACCGGTTTGGCATTTAATGGGCAATGAAACCAATACGATGAACGGAAATCACTCGATTGCTGTTATTGTTGATGCTTATATGAAAGGTTACAGAGATTACGATACCGCATTGGCATACGAAGCCATCAAAAAAACGGCGATGCAAACGCGTGACGGAATGGATTATGTTCAAAAATTAGAATATATTCCTGCTGATAAAATGTTAGAATCCGTTGGGAATGCTTTAGAATATGCAATTGATGATTATTGTGTGGCACAAATGGCAAAATCTTTAGGCAAAACAGATGATTATAATTATTTCACTAAAAGAGCTAATTTGTACAAACTTTATTTCGATAAAGAAACTACTTTCATGAGAGGGAAATTGACTGATGGAAATTGGAGAACACCATTTAACCCGCTTTCGTCAGCACATCGTAAAGACGATTATGTTGAGGGAAATGCGTGGCAATACACTTGGTTGGTTCCTCAGGATCCTTACGGTTTAATTGAATTATTTGGAAATGATGATAAGTTTTTAGCTAAATTAGATTCACTTTTCTTAATCACAGATAAAGTAGAAGGAGAAGAAATTTCACCGGATATTAGTGGATTAATTGGTCAATATGCACAAGGAAATGAGCCAAATCACCATATTCCATATTTATATGCTTATGCAGGACAACCTTGGAAAACAGCAAAATTAATTCGTGAAATTGATGATAAATTCTACTCGACAAAACCGGACGGATTATGCGGAAATGAAGATTTAGGACAAATGTCGGCTTGGTATGTTTTCTCTTCAATGGGATTTTATTCGGTTAATCCGGCAAACGGAATTTATGTTTTAGGAAGTCCGTTGGTAAATACAGCGACAATTCATCATAAAGAAGGAATTTCGTTTACTTTGAATGCAATCGATAATAGCAAAACAAATATCTATATTCAAAAAGCAGAATATAACGGAAAGCCTTATACAAAATCATACATTACACATGATATGATCGTAAAAGGAGGAGAATTAAAATTGTTTATGGGAAGTAAACCATCGACAACTTTTGGAGTAAAAAAGGAAGATAGACCTATTTAG
- a CDS encoding GH92 family glycosyl hydrolase translates to MKIKSLIFLGVMQCFFAANAQVKTLDPVEYVNPLMGTQSLHSLSNGNTYPAICRPWGMNFWTPQTGKMGDGWAYIYTAEKIRGFKQTHQPSPWINDYGQFSIMPVTGKLTFEENERASWFSHKAEVSKPYYYSVYLADYDVTTEITATERAAHFQITFPENEHSSIVIDAFDKGSYIKIIPSENKIIGYTTRNSGGVPENFKNYFVLQFDKPFATNYTWHDKILEKDKLELKENHVGAIVGFKTKKGEIVNVKVSSSFISQEQAELNLKNELGTSSFNETVAQSKQEWNKVLGKLSAEGGSEEQLKTFYSSLYRTACFPQKQYEVNAKGEIVHYSPYNGQVLPGYMFAGTGFWDTFRALYPLLNLVYPSINTEMQQGLINDYKEGGFLPEWSSPGFRDVMVGNNSASVVADAYIKGLRGYDINKLYEALLHGANNEGPLEAVGRKGVEYYNTLGYVPYDVKINENAARTLEYAYDDFSIWKLAKALNRPKKEINLYEKRMMNYKNLYNPSIGLMSGRNKDGSFPKDFNPFKWGDAFTEGNAWHYSWSVFHDVNGLINLMGGEKKFTAKLDAVFSTPPIFDDSYYGAVIHEIREMQIMNMGQYAHGNQPIQHMIYLYNYAGEPWKTQYWSREVMNRLYKPTPDGYCGDEDNGQTSAWYVFSAMGFYPVCPGTDEYVLGAPLFKKLTLQLENGKQLVINAPNNSETNKYVQDLKWNNATHTKNFINHFDVLKGGELNFDMSSKPNLQRGTSASSYPYSYSTSK, encoded by the coding sequence ATGAAAATAAAGAGTTTAATTTTTTTAGGGGTAATGCAGTGCTTTTTTGCAGCAAACGCGCAAGTTAAAACTTTAGATCCTGTAGAATATGTAAATCCTTTAATGGGAACACAATCTTTGCATAGTCTTTCGAACGGAAATACTTATCCTGCAATTTGTCGACCTTGGGGAATGAATTTCTGGACGCCACAAACCGGAAAAATGGGCGACGGATGGGCGTATATTTATACCGCAGAAAAGATTAGAGGATTCAAGCAAACGCATCAGCCATCGCCTTGGATAAACGATTACGGACAGTTTTCGATCATGCCGGTAACCGGAAAATTGACTTTTGAAGAAAACGAAAGAGCGAGCTGGTTCAGCCATAAAGCTGAGGTTTCAAAGCCATATTATTACAGCGTATACCTTGCTGATTATGATGTAACGACCGAAATTACTGCAACAGAAAGAGCAGCACATTTTCAGATTACCTTTCCTGAAAATGAGCATTCTTCTATTGTAATCGATGCTTTTGATAAAGGATCTTATATCAAAATAATTCCGTCAGAAAATAAAATTATAGGATATACAACACGCAATAGTGGTGGCGTTCCGGAGAACTTTAAGAACTATTTTGTACTACAATTCGATAAACCATTTGCTACTAATTATACGTGGCATGATAAAATTTTAGAAAAAGACAAATTAGAATTAAAAGAAAATCATGTTGGTGCAATTGTCGGTTTCAAAACTAAAAAAGGAGAAATCGTAAACGTAAAAGTTTCCTCTTCATTTATCAGTCAGGAACAAGCTGAGTTGAATTTAAAGAATGAATTAGGAACTTCTTCATTTAATGAAACTGTAGCGCAATCAAAACAAGAATGGAATAAAGTTTTAGGAAAATTATCTGCTGAAGGTGGAAGCGAAGAACAACTAAAAACGTTTTACTCCAGTTTATACCGTACCGCTTGTTTTCCGCAAAAGCAATATGAAGTAAATGCAAAAGGAGAAATCGTGCATTACAGCCCGTATAATGGACAAGTTTTACCGGGTTATATGTTTGCAGGAACAGGATTTTGGGATACTTTCAGAGCTTTATACCCTTTGTTAAATTTAGTTTATCCTTCTATCAATACAGAAATGCAGCAAGGATTAATCAACGATTATAAAGAAGGTGGTTTCTTGCCGGAATGGTCAAGTCCGGGATTCAGAGATGTAATGGTTGGGAATAACTCCGCTTCTGTAGTTGCTGATGCTTATATCAAAGGATTACGAGGATACGATATCAATAAATTGTATGAAGCTTTATTACATGGCGCCAATAACGAAGGTCCATTAGAAGCTGTAGGAAGAAAAGGAGTGGAGTATTACAACACTTTAGGTTATGTTCCTTATGATGTGAAAATCAATGAAAATGCAGCCAGAACATTAGAATATGCTTACGATGATTTCTCGATTTGGAAATTGGCTAAAGCCTTAAATCGTCCTAAAAAAGAAATTAATTTATACGAAAAACGAATGATGAATTATAAGAATCTTTATAATCCGTCAATTGGTTTAATGAGCGGTAGAAATAAAGACGGAAGCTTCCCAAAAGATTTCAATCCGTTTAAATGGGGAGATGCTTTTACCGAAGGAAATGCGTGGCATTACAGCTGGAGTGTTTTTCATGACGTAAATGGTTTGATTAATTTAATGGGCGGTGAGAAAAAATTCACCGCAAAATTAGATGCAGTTTTCTCAACTCCGCCAATTTTTGATGATAGTTATTATGGTGCAGTTATTCATGAAATCCGTGAAATGCAAATCATGAATATGGGACAATATGCTCACGGAAATCAACCTATTCAGCACATGATTTATTTGTACAATTATGCGGGTGAACCTTGGAAAACTCAATATTGGTCTCGTGAAGTGATGAACCGTTTATACAAACCAACTCCTGACGGATATTGCGGAGATGAAGATAACGGACAAACTTCTGCCTGGTATGTTTTCTCTGCAATGGGATTCTATCCAGTTTGTCCGGGAACAGACGAATATGTTCTTGGAGCACCATTATTTAAGAAATTAACCTTGCAATTAGAAAACGGAAAACAATTAGTAATCAATGCACCAAACAATTCTGAAACCAATAAATATGTTCAGGATTTAAAATGGAACAATGCAACTCATACCAAAAATTTCATCAATCATTTTGATGTATTAAAAGGCGGAGAGTTAAATTTTGACATGAGCAGTAAACCTAATTTACAAAGAGGAACTTCGGCAAGTTCTTATCCATATTCTTATTCAACTTCAAAATAA